One genomic window of Papaver somniferum cultivar HN1 unplaced genomic scaffold, ASM357369v1 unplaced-scaffold_150, whole genome shotgun sequence includes the following:
- the LOC113335905 gene encoding noroxomaritidine synthase-like, with protein MEFLLSSSFLSFLSEIWPEILISVLSFFIIGWYPKYKQFNSFAQHWPVLGKLPQLLKNADRVNEVLVDTFTTYGCSFKLKGPSFTQINYMVTCHPRNIEYILKTNFPNFPKGQDFKEMLDIFGDGIFTSDYDAWLQQRKTMHSRFASKDIRSFVAKTNKLEIEGALLPLLLSLSESQSVFDLQSAFIRLTFDTSFTMTFGKSPKYLIEGFPCNELAEAIELATETMFYRHVVPSFWSKTMRFLRVGKEKENAKARRVIDHEIGELISQKREEISMKPDQNQAARFQPDKGVISTYMKDKDCSQAGFSKSNHKFLRDTALLILFASSDTSASGLTWFFWSISNQPGVETKLLEELRTVVLSKKKNVSDDVLNREEETGLYVFDPEDLKELVYLHACLIESLRLYPPGYINHRSVVENDVLPDGVRVRKGTKCILSIYAVARMEWIWGKDCKEYRPERWIDNEGKFKTELMSNFFIFNVGPRTCLGKEIAFSLMKSVIASILYNFHVEIVGAQPNCLKQSIVLLMKNGLNVKVRRRGVV; from the coding sequence ATGGAGTTTCTATTATCATCATCATTCCTAAGTTTTTTATCAGAAATATGGCCGGAGATTTTGATATCCGTACTATCATTTTTCATCATCGGATGGTATCCAAAATACAAACAGTTCAACTCGTTTGCTCAACACTGGCCAGTTCTTGGTAAACTTCCTCAACTTCTAAAGAATGCTGATCGTGTTAATGAGGTTCTCGTCGATACTTTCACCACTTATGGTTGTTCATTCAAGCTCAAAGGTCCTTCTTTCACTCAAATCAACTATATGGTTACTTGTCACCCTCGAAACATCGAGTACATCCTCAAAACAAACTTTCCAAACTTCCCCAAGGGTCAAGATTTTAAGGAAATGTTGGATATTTTTGGAGATGGGATTTTTACTTCTGATTATGATGCTTGGCTTCAACAGAGAAAAACGATGCATAGTCGGTTTGCGTCGAAAGATATTCGTAGTTTTGTCGCCAAGACAAACAAGTTAGAAATAGAAGGTGCATTGCTTCCATTGTTGCTTTCTCTGTCTGAATCTCAGTCTGTTTTCGATTTACAAAGCGCATTTATAAGGTTAACTTTTGATACAAGCTTTACCATGACCTTTGGTAAGAGTCCTAAGTATCTTATCGAAGGTTTTCCATGCAACGAGCTTGCGGAAGCCATTGAACTCGCTACTGAAACTATGTTTTATCGACATGTTGTTCCTAGCTTTTGGTCGAAGACGATGCGGTTCTTACGAGttggaaaagagaaagaaaatgcaAAAGCCAGAAGAGTCATAGATCATGAAATAGGTGAGTTGATTTCTCAAAAGAGAGAAGAAATTTCAATGAAGCCTGATCAGAATCAAGCTGCTCGTTTccaacctgacaaaggagttatATCTACTTACATGAAAGATAAGGATTGTTCACAAGCAGGGTTTTCTAAGAGTAATCACAAGTTCTTAAGAGATACAGCTTTGCTTATACTTTTTGCTTCTTCTGATACAAGTGCTTCTGGTTTGACATGGTTCTTCTGGTCCATTAGTAACCAACCTGGAGTTGAAACAAAGCTCTTGGAAGAACTAAGAACTGTAGTTCTCTCTAAGAAGAAAAATGTCAGTGATGATGTTTTGAACAGGGAAGAAGAAACCGGGCTTTACGTATTCGATCCAGAAGACTTgaaagagttggtttatttgcatgCATGTTTGATTGAATCATTACGATTATATCCACCGGGTTATATTAACCATAGAAGTGTTGTGGAGAATGATGTTCTTCCTGATGGAGTTAGGGTCAGAAAAGGCACGAAATGTATACTCTCAATATATGCAGTTGCAAGAATGGAATGGATATGGGGTAAAGACTGCAAAGAGTATAGACCAGAAAGATGGATCGATAATGAAGGTAAGTTTAAGACTGAACTTATGTCAAATTTTTTCATCTTTAATGTTGGGCCAAGGACTTGTTTGGGCAAAGAGATTGCTTTTAGTTTGATGAAGTCTGTTATTGCTTCCATTCTTTATAATTTTCATGTTGAGATTGTTGGAGCTCAACCTAATTGCTTGAAGCAGTCCATTGTTTTGCTCATGAAGAATGGTTTGAATGTTAAAGTAAGAAGAAGAGGTGTGGTGTAG